The window caaaacacttaaatattatttagttcacctaaaaacctgaatattataggaaaaattattttggaaaaaatgcataagagTTGGAGGCACGATGGGCAAGTGATTTCCTcgatcggtcctcactgtgtggactttgcatgttttccccgggcttgtgtgggtctTCTCCTAGAATAATAATTGTGGTATGATTTGATTATTGCTTCTGTGATTCCAATCATTTCAAGTTCACATACCTAAACATTCTGATACCAATATAGTTGGGAtataggattaaaaaaatcataaaaggtTGACCACACTTGACAACagtcattgtattttttaacttattgAAAGAGAAAAATACAATACCAACTTAACTCTATAGAAACAACACCTGTCTGAATATGAGTAAACAGTAGGGATAGTACTTTATTGTTGACAGACTAATAATGGAAAACGATAGTGCCTCTGTTCATCTCTCAGGGTCAAATGTTGTCACAAAAGGAATAGAATTGACTGTGGGAAGGTTACCAAGCACAGGATGACAGGGACACAGCTTGGGGACAAGGTGAGGGGGCTGGAGGGACGATAGGAGAGACGTAGGGTGGGCAATAGGGGTGGGCAGCAGTAGGACGTGGGACCTGTCCTGGGAACCAGACTGCAGGATAGGATTCATTCAACTCTACTTCCTTCACAAACCCAAAATAGAGCCATTGTACTTCATACTGCTCagaatgtgcatgtgtgtgtgtgtgtgtgtgttcacatTCATGTGCACGTCAGTATGCTTGCATTCTTTTGCACATCCTTCTCTGTGACATAGTTTGtctatgttgtgtgtgtgtgtgtgtgtgtgtgtgtgtgtgtgtgtgtgtgtgtgtgtgtgtgtgtgtgtgtgtgtgtgtgtgtgtgtgtgtgtgtgtgtgtgtgtgcgtgtttgtgtatgtaATTGTTTATAGAATCTGTGGGACACAATGAGGCAAGGGATGCCTGGGAACTTGTTTTGATGTGCAGGTGATGAGTGGTAACAACTGACTCACACTGTCATCATATGACAATACCAGGATCTGAACACACCTCATCGTATTTTGATGGGAAACCTGTGTCACACTATTGATGTGAACCTGAGTATTTCACACAGAAATATTTGAGTGTCATATAATAAGTAGATATGATTGTGAGATGAGTTTTTTTTAGCACTTTTTGCGTCTTCATCTGTGTGCCATATAGTGAAACCCGCTTTTCTACTTTTCTGTGCCCTTCAGGTGAGGTATGCCATAAATCCTACACGCAGTTCTCAAACCTATGCCGTCATAAACGCATGCATGCTGACTGCAGAACGCAGATAAAGTGCAAGGACTGTGGTCAGATGTTCAGCACCACCTCGTCTCTGAATAAGCACCGGCGCTTTTGCGAGGGAAAAAACCATTTCACGACAGGAGGATTATTTGCTCAAAGTATGTCACTCCCTGGTGGGCCAGGTTTGGATAAAACAACTTTGGCCATGGCCCATAGCAGTGCTGGATTGGCTGATTACTTTGGGGCTAGCCGCCATCACGGTGGGCTTACTTTCCCTGCCGCTCCAACCTTCCCGTTTAGTTTCCCTGGCCTTTTCCCTTCGGGACTCTACCACCGTCCACCGCCCTTTCCTACCACTTCTTCTCCGGTTAGACAACAAGTTCTCACAGCTGTTACTGGGTCTAGTGCAGAGCTAGGCCGGAATCCACTCCTGCCTCCTTGCCCTGGAGTTCAGGAGTCTAGAGAGCTCCTCAAGGCACTTCGAAAAGATGACAGTGGTCCTGAAAGTCAGATCGCAGATTCAGACCTTCACACACATAGCGCATTGTCCTCCACCAAGCAACGCAACAAGCAAAGCGACCAATCTGAAAGCAGTGATCTTGAAGACATCAGTACACCAAGTGGAAGTGATCTAGAGAGTATGTCAAGCTCTGAGCTTGAAAGTGATATAGAGACTGACAGGGACAGGGGTGCTATGCGGGAAAATGGCCAAAGCCACAAAATAAATGGTAGCGATGGTAGTCCCCAGAGCCTGAGCCTGACAAGCAGCAATGCTGGACCTTCCCTCATCCCTTCTTCACTGGAGGAGCACACAGCTGTTACGGGGGCTGTGAATGACTCTATTAAGGCAATTGCCTCCATTGCAGAGAAGTATTTTGGCTCTACAGGTCTGGCTGGACTGCAAGACAAAAAAGTCGGATCGCTGCCCTACCCTTCGATGTTCCCTCTACCTTTCTTTACAACTTTCTCTCCACCAGTCTATCCTGTTCAAGACAGAGATGCCAGATCTCAAGTGCTGAAGAGTGAGCCACAATTGCAGGCCGGAGATTGCAAAAAGGCTCAGAGCAAATCGTCGTCAGAGTCACCATTTGACCTCACCACTAGGCGAAAGGAGGAGAAGTCTAACCGTTTTGCGGCTTCCAAACGAGAAATCTCTCACTTAACTGGTCAGGATCAGCCTTTGGACCTCAGCCTAGGGACCAGAGACCGAGGATCCAGTGCaaaagaagaagagaaaaaaacgaTTGATGGTCATCAAGATGAGAAGGCAGTCATGGAAACGTCAAAGCCTGACTTACAACATGCAAGGCCGACTCCATTCTTCATGGACCCCATCTACAGGTACTGTTAATCCCAGTGGTTTTACCATAAACCACACTCCCATAAAAGACTACAGTTTAGCACAGTACACCCTTAGCATTTTTGTCATACAAATTAGCAAACCATGACAAAATTCACATTCATTAGCATTGTAGTGTATGATGCATTTATACCTTCTCATCAGCATATCGTACTGTGTCCAACATGCCATAGACATAAATGCAATTAACTCTCAAAATGTGCCCTTCCAAAATGAAACAAACTTTCCTTCAAAATTGGTATGGATCATATAACGGCCAGAAACTAATATATCATACTCCCATGTGCCAAATAGTAAATTATATTAAGCACGTTGTTTAAATACATTGATTGCTCTAGTCACTTACCTACACTTTCACTCAATaaatgacttgatttattttgttgcGAGTTATATTGCAAACGTCAAACTCTGTTACTAATTGTGTGTTGAGAATTGATAGAAATTTACTATTAGCAGGGTTGAGAAGAGGAGAATGAGTGATCCGTTTGAGACACTGAAAGACAAGTACATGCGTCCTGCTCCAGGCTTCCTCTTTCATCCTCAGGtatgttttcctttttgtatTAACATTAAGTGGGACTTTGAAACTCTCAGTTatctattaaaaatatttacaaattttAGTTAAAATTGGTGTATGAGGGAAGATTCTTTCGAACAGCGGTGGCAAACAAGTTGGacaaaaagagcaaaagttTTAAACTGAGAGAATCAAAGAGCCACctgacaaaacacacaaaacacacaattaaaaccatattattcactgTAACACTTTGTTCTCcttaattattatttgtttttaatttgagtgtgttttaagagagaatcaaaataagagaaacatgaaacaagcCAAAGACCCacagtaaatacaaaatatgattagCTGCATTCCTATTGGATATAGCTATAGATTTTTGTGCatgacttttttgtgtgtgtccagGGAttgacattcatttattcagtcACTCTTCTGGGTGAGAACGGCCTTGGAAAGTGAAAACAGCGCTTTCTCAGGCATATgattttgttcacttttttcTAGCCATTTCAGGTCTGTTTTTTTACAGCCTGTTTCATTTGCCTGATTTATGTCCTCTGTCCAGACTGTTGCAAAGGCCCAGCCTGCAACAACCACATGGTCGTCCCACATGCCTTAATGAGGTGTCCTATCAGTAGAAACACTAACAGAGTGCTTAGGCCATCTTTATGACTTTATGATGTCTGGACACACAAATCATTCCCAGAAACACCAGACTAGTGGGGGCCCAAGTGAGACAAAGCAAGGGGCCACAAGGGATACTTTTGAGTAGGTTTGCTTATAGTCACCTGACTCACTGTTGGGGTGTAAATCAAGGCAAACTGAGAAAAGCGGATGgactcaaaacttttttttccctttaaatttTTGTGATTCAGCTTTTTATTTCCTGGCAGGAAATTTTATTGCTAAGGAATATGGGCTCATATTACATACTGGCTGCTCTCATAATGTCTTTATTGAGCACATAGAACTGTTGGGAATTATTACAGCCACCCACCTACAATTCCCTCACCATAACTTTGTAGTTAGGCAGCTCATTGCACTTGTAAGATTTAACACATCAAACCACTTTGGACATGTTTATGTGTAAAAATCTCAATTGCTGCtctcttttgatttttttctctctctttttttccttcagtttcGTTTGCCAGATCAGAACACTTGGGtaagtttgtttttgtctctcactctctccctctctccttctctctctctctctcttggtcTCTCTTATATACATATCGTACATGTTTTCTTAACTCAAAGTGAATATGCAAGAATATGAATGTTttatcaaaaacaacaacaacagcaagctagcatttttctttctattCAATCTAGTTGTAGCGCATCATTCCACGTGAGACGCTTTTGTCATATATTGCTACAGTTGCTGTCCTGGTAGCTTTCAGATTTCTGAGTTTACTGTTAATTGGAAGTTGTGTAATGTAAGTCCATCACAAATTGTCATATGCAACAAATTAAACCACTTTCATTACTGCATTACAAGTTGACAAAGAGTTCAtatttccgaaccgcttatccacacaatgGTCACTGGGTTCCTGGACCCTATCACAGCCAAAAGGGGGTAGTAGGCATTGTACACCTttaattgtttgccagccattCGCAAggcacaacaaaaaaaaacaacaaccattcatgcacacacgaCTAcgaacaatttggagtgttcaagcAGACTtctgtgcatgttttgggggatttaggAGGAAACTGTAATAGCTGGACAAAAAACCACAGAGGCACAGGAGAACAGATacactccacacaagaaggccAGAGCATAGGATTGAACCCCTGatctcataactgtgaggcagagATGCTAAGCACTCAcccattgtatttatttatttgtaaaacaGCACTCTGGAAAACTTTGCTATATTGCATTATACAAAAAAGACAGGCACACTGCATTGGAGACTTTAACATGAGACTTTAATATGTGTTTGTTGTAATGTGTaagcttgttttcattttacacACAACACGTGGCATTGCCTGATGCAGTACGTATTTTTGGTTTTCCCccattttaatgattttaatttgtttacatttttgtatCTCCATTAAGTCCTGCTCTGCGCTCAAATTTAACGCTGAAGTGGGAATTTCCAGCGGTGCAACACCCTAGCCAACCACTTTTGAACATTTGCTGTAAAGATAATGAAGCACATCTATTTAAAATGGGCATGGGAGGGCGGACAGTGAATGGTGTAGTGAAGGTTATTGTTTAGAGGGGGGGTTGCTAAAATTGCGCTGAGGGGTAAATTCTCATTGGGACACTGCCATGAAGCGGGGGGTCGAGGGTTGAGGTAGTTGCTCTCGCCAAACATCTGGTTGGTGATAGAGATCAACAATTGAGAATGCATCTCACTAATTGGCCCCTCGCAGCATCACTGACTTCTGAAGATAGCCAATCAACCGCTGGTCCCACTGCGACACTACAGCAACAAGCAAGTTCACAAATGCTTACACACTGCCTTGGGGAGAATGAAAGGGGAGTTTcatgaggtgtgtgtgtgtgtgtgtgtctttgtgtgtttaaatgtATGAGTAAAGGGGCCTGTTATACAAAAGAGTAGGATGTATGACCATGGGAAAATTACCTCAGAGTAGAGTCTGGTCACTTCTTGACATTAAGTAGCTTAAACAGTTCACACACAGGGAACTGTTACATAGTCAAATAGACTTAATCAACCTAATCCATAAAAAGTATAcatcaatcatttttatttatcttctGTGGTTATAGTAAGTGTTTTTCATGTATTCCTATCCTTTGGCCAAGGTGTTATGAGTATATTTTGAGCGCAAATAATATTAGCACTTAGAAATATCATGAATAAAGATTATAATCATTCATGTTCATTGCTACTGTAAAATAAACGACTATATTACACTGTTATTGTTAATAATGGATAAATTACTAAATTATGAAGCTAGAGTTATAATTGTTGGTAGGTGTAGAACTTTGTGTTTTTACAATGTTTAAAACAATTATAATCATTTATGTTCATTGCTACTGTAAAATAAACTACTATATTACACTGTTATTGTTAATAATGGATAATTTACTAAATTATGAAGCTCGAGTTATAATTGTTGGTAGGAGTGTAGAACTTTGCGTTTTCACAATgtttaaaacaatgtatatttgtgtaAATAATACGCTTTTCAAAAAGTACAAGATAATGTATAATGATGAGCAGGTCTAATCTTTTACGTGATACAATTGTAATAATGGGCTCAATCAATATCTTAGCAAAAACTTTCCATAGCAAAATATTCCTTTTACTCTTTCCACatctattttttccccactcacttttctctttttcttatCATCTTGTCTTTCTTCATGCTTCCTCTTCATGTCTCTCTCCCCTGGCCATCTACTCTGTCTTAGCATGCAGTCTGAGTGTGACAGGAGCTGAAAACAGGAGATGGAGTGTCAGAGTAGGGCCGAATCACCTTTGATTTGTTGccttgataaaataaaaacaaggagAAAATTCAAGGCGCACAAACAAAATAATGCAAATTTTTGCAGCTCCCATGAAATacaagaaaatgtgtgtgtgtgtgcatttggggGCGgagggtatgtgtgtgtgatggcCTGTCAGGCCCGTTGCTCTACTGGGACCACAACCCCTCTGCCTCCCCCTTCACCCCCCTTGCATCCGTACTCCTCCCCCACTACGCCCCTGTTCGGAACAGCGATATCATTATTACCCATGTCTGGCCCTTGATCAGCAATGTCAACATCTTTCATATTGACGAATGTGCTGTCTTCCCACATTGTGCGCAGAATGGTTTACTGCCCTGGAGTGGACATGAATCactccacacacaaacacaaatacaGGCGGACATGGATTTGacaacacacagatacacacttGGCACATACAATCATACGCGCTTACAACACACATGGCTGTaagcacacgtacacacattgTATACCTCACATTCATTACAAATACATTCCTCTCCCTCTCACTCATGCATCAATTTTCACACACATTGGTCGCAATTAATCAAGTATGACCACCTCACAGCAAATAGTTTCTTGTCCATATATCCACAGCCAATGTAGACCAGAATGCATAATTCTTCTGTGGATATCTGATGAAAGCAACTGTTCCACTTCATTAGCAGATTGCCTGAAGTCATTAATtctttctgtgtctgtctttgttGGTTTTGTCTGTCTGAGAGTTGAGTTGAGTTGAGTGAGTTGAGTGAAACAATCAAAAAAATGTAGGCTGTGGAATTGGGACTCACATTCACATACAActgtttagaccaggggtgtcagactcgggttggttcgctggccgctttaacgtcaacttgatttcacgtgggccggaccattttagatagaatatttagattttttttatatataaatggattaaaagaactggattaaaagccctgaatattcagttttttatagatctaaaacaatgtttattttagctttttatatatatttttagattttacaaaatgaattttgaactaaaaacacagaaaaaaatcgattagaaaattacaattattgatttaaaagggggaaaatcaggaaacttaatatacatctatactcttcattttagtttgagcctaaaacagaaagtcggctcatgatttactttcccgggccacacaaaatgatgcggccggccagatttggcccccgagccgccactttgacacatgtggtttagactTTTTTTATCCAATTATTGCAGGTATATTTATATACCTCTGTGGACACtgagacacacaaaaaacacgtGTTGCTCTCTGCTTATTAAAATTCAGGCAAAAATAATTCCAATGCGGGAGTTTAGTCCATTAATTAGCATGGACTTCCATCTGAATTGAGTTTCCTGGAGTTTTCAGTTTGTATCTTCCTGTTGCTTCCCTTCAGATGTCAGCTATTGAAAACATGGCCGAGAAGCTGGAAACTTTTGGCTCATTGAAGCCTGAGTCGAGTGAGCTGCTGCGCTCTGTCCCTTCCATGTTTGACTTCAGGGCTCCACCCTCAACGCTTCCAGAGACGCTGCTACGCAAGGGCAAGGAGCGCTATACTTGCAGGTATTTACAGTACTATTATCCtgaatatattatttttcatcataattCAGATGGGTTATTCTTATAAAGAAGCTGTCAAATTTAAAGGTAACTTTTCCCTTACAGAAATATACTAAATAGAATTTTAATAATTATCACAAACATATGATGTGCAGTCAGTCAGTGTATGTTTTTTCACATATTAATGTACAActagtgtatttatttttatgttgttaTAGTACATGTTTAGGGTCCTTTTTTGCAAGTTGTTTTCAAGAAATCTGAAAACATGCTTACATTCCTTTGATCTTGGATAGATATTGCGGAAAAATCTTCCCACGTTCTGCCAACTTGACACGCCACCTTAGGACTCATACAGGGGAGCAACCTTATAGGtaagattttttatatatatatatatatatatttactatttagtaaaaataaattcacTATTTAGT of the Stigmatopora argus isolate UIUO_Sarg chromosome 10, RoL_Sarg_1.0, whole genome shotgun sequence genome contains:
- the mecom gene encoding MDS1 and EVI1 complex locus protein EVI1 isoform X8: MKAEEYSCDTSMAPDIHEERQYHCEDCDQHFESRSLLLDHQMKQCGMPPSSFLDAGEDSDINAQEPQDLRPFHMSHEFHECKECDQVFPDVQSLEAHTLSHSEEREYKCDQCPKAFNWKSNLIRHQMSHDSGKHHECENCSKQVFTDPSNLQRHIRSQHVGARAHACSDCGKTFATSSGLKQHKHIHSSVKPFMCKSLRPYLCEVCHKSYTQFSNLCRHKRMHADCRTQIKCKDCGQMFSTTSSLNKHRRFCEGKNHFTTGGLFAQSMSLPGGPGLDKTTLAMAHSSAGLADYFGASRHHGGLTFPAAPTFPFSFPGLFPSGLYHRPPPFPTTSSPVRQQVLTAVTGSSAELGRNPLLPPCPGVQESRELLKALRKDDSGPESQIADSDLHTHSALSSTKQRNKQSDQSESSDLEDISTPSGSDLESMSSSELESDIETDRDRGAMRENGQSHKINGSDGSPQSLSLTSSNAGPSLIPSSLEEHTAVTGAVNDSIKAIASIAEKYFGSTGLAGLQDKKVGSLPYPSMFPLPFFTTFSPPVYPVQDRDARSQVLKSEPQLQAGDCKKAQSKSSSESPFDLTTRRKEEKSNRFAASKREISHLTGQDQPLDLSLGTRDRGSSAKEEEKKTIDGHQDEKAVMETSKPDLQHARPTPFFMDPIYSRVEKRRMSDPFETLKDKYMRPAPGFLFHPQFRLPDQNTWMSAIENMAEKLETFGSLKPESSELLRSVPSMFDFRAPPSTLPETLLRKGKERYTCRYCGKIFPRSANLTRHLRTHTGEQPYRCKYCDRSFSISSNLQRHIRNIHNKEKPFKCHLCDRCFGQQTNLDRHLKKHENGNLSGTAMSSPQSEVDGSSAILDDKEDSYFNEIRNFISSTGQSQTSPELSEEGVNGTEFEEKALLMARHGSHDLEDEEAEELGADEEGEEPSNIKPQDKIPPSNNSDDIMQNELNFSQANDLSQNFENSPKRYKDEEEPSGYSALDQIRQFSDLHKLEESEISDGEGDEESQSFPQTPLNEAVKQPLFRKSKSQAYAMMLSLAEKETLHPSTHTAASMWHSLARAAAESSALQSLSHV
- the mecom gene encoding MDS1 and EVI1 complex locus protein EVI1 isoform X1, with protein sequence MILDGSGHVKYCVDASKPDIGSWLKFIQFAPTAKQPNLTACQIDDQIFYKVTRDIFPGEELLLFMKAEEYSCDTSMAPDIHEERQYHCEDCDQHFESRSLLLDHQMKQCGMPPSSFLDAGEDSDINAQEPQDLRPFHMSHEFHECKECDQVFPDVQSLEAHTLSHSEEREYKCDQCPKAFNWKSNLIRHQMSHDSGKHHECENCSKQVFTDPSNLQRHIRSQHVGARAHACSDCGKTFATSSGLKQHKHIHSSVKPFMCKSLRPYLCEVCHKSYTQFSNLCRHKRMHADCRTQIKCKDCGQMFSTTSSLNKHRRFCEGKNHFTTGGLFAQSMSLPGGPGLDKTTLAMAHSSAGLADYFGASRHHGGLTFPAAPTFPFSFPGLFPSGLYHRPPPFPTTSSPVRQQVLTAVTGSSAELGRNPLLPPCPGVQESRELLKALRKDDSGPESQIADSDLHTHSALSSTKQRNKQSDQSESSDLEDISTPSGSDLESMSSSELESDIETDRDRGAMRENGQSHKINGSDGSPQSLSLTSSNAGPSLIPSSLEEHTAVTGAVNDSIKAIASIAEKYFGSTGLAGLQDKKVGSLPYPSMFPLPFFTTFSPPVYPVQDRDARSQVLKSEPQLQAGDCKKAQSKSSSESPFDLTTRRKEEKSNRFAASKREISHLTGQDQPLDLSLGTRDRGSSAKEEEKKTIDGHQDEKAVMETSKPDLQHARPTPFFMDPIYSRVEKRRMSDPFETLKDKYMRPAPGFLFHPQFRLPDQNTWMSAIENMAEKLETFGSLKPESSELLRSVPSMFDFRAPPSTLPETLLRKGKERYTCRYCGKIFPRSANLTRHLRTHTGEQPYRCKYCDRSFSISSNLQRHIRNIHNKEKPFKCHLCDRCFGQQTNLDRHLKKHENGNLSGTAMSSPQSEVDGSSAILDDKEDSYFNEIRNFISSTGQSQTSPELSEEGVNGTEFEEKALLMARHGSHDLEDEEAEELGADEEGEEPSNIKPQDKIPPSNNSDDIMQNELNFSQANDLSQNFENSPKRYKDEEEPSGYSALDQIRQFSDLHKLEESEISDGEGDEESQSFPQTPLNEAVKQPLFRKSKSQAYAMMLSLAEKETLHPSTHTAASMWHSLARAAAESSALQSLSHV
- the mecom gene encoding MDS1 and EVI1 complex locus protein EVI1 isoform X11 encodes the protein MSHDSGKHHECENCSKQVFTDPSNLQRHIRSQHVGARAHACSDCGKTFATSSGLKQHKHIHSSVKPFMCKSLRPYLCEVCHKSYTQFSNLCRHKRMHADCRTQIKCKDCGQMFSTTSSLNKHRRFCEGKNHFTTGGLFAQSMSLPGGPGLDKTTLAMAHSSAGLADYFGASRHHGGLTFPAAPTFPFSFPGLFPSGLYHRPPPFPTTSSPVRQQVLTAVTGSSAELGRNPLLPPCPGVQESRELLKALRKDDSGPESQIADSDLHTHSALSSTKQRNKQSDQSESSDLEDISTPSGSDLESMSSSELESDIETDRDRGAMRENGQSHKINGSDGSPQSLSLTSSNAGPSLIPSSLEEHTAVTGAVNDSIKAIASIAEKYFGSTGLAGLQDKKVGSLPYPSMFPLPFFTTFSPPVYPVQDRDARSQVLKSEPQLQAGDCKKAQSKSSSESPFDLTTRRKEEKSNRFAASKREISHLTGQDQPLDLSLGTRDRGSSAKEEEKKTIDGHQDEKAVMETSKPDLQHARPTPFFMDPIYSRVEKRRMSDPFETLKDKYMRPAPGFLFHPQFRLPDQNTWMSAIENMAEKLETFGSLKPESSELLRSVPSMFDFRAPPSTLPETLLRKGKERYTCRYCGKIFPRSANLTRHLRTHTGEQPYRCKYCDRSFSISSNLQRHIRNIHNKEKPFKCHLCDRCFGQQTNLDRHLKKHENGNLSGTAMSSPQSEVDGSSAILDDKEDSYFNEIRNFISSTGQSQTSPELSEEGVNGTEFEEKALLMARHGSHDLEDEEAEELGADEEGEEPSNIKPQDKIPPSNNSDDIMQNELNFSQANDLSQNFENSPKRYKDEEEPSGYSALDQIRQFSDLHKLEESEISDGEGDEESQSFPQTPLNEAVKQPLFRKSKSQAYAMMLSLAEKETLHPSTHTAASMWHSLARAAAESSALQSLSHV
- the mecom gene encoding MDS1 and EVI1 complex locus protein EVI1 isoform X2; this translates as MILDGSGHVKYCVDASKPDIGSWLKFIQFAPTAKQPNLTACQIDDQIFYKVTRDIFPGEELLLFMKAEEYSCDTSMAPDIHEERQYHCEDCDQHFESRSLLLDHQMKQCGMPPSSFLDAGEDSDINAQEPQDLRPFHMSHEFHECKECDQVFPDVQSLEAHTLSHSEEREYKCDQCPKAFNWKSNLIRHQMSHDSGKHHECENCSKQVFTDPSNLQRHIRSQHVGARAHACSDCGKTFATSSGLKQHKHIHSSVKPFMCKSLRPYLCEVCHKSYTQFSNLCRHKRMHADCRTQIKCKDCGQMFSTTSSLNKHRRFCEGKNHFTTGGLFAQSMSLPGGPGLDKTTLAMAHSSAGLADYFGASRHHGGLTFPAAPTFPFSFPGLFPSGLYHRPPPFPTTSSPVRQQVLTAVTGSSAELGRNPLLPPCPGVQESRELLKALRKDDSGPESQIADSDLHTHSALSSTKQRNKQSDQSESSDLEDISTPSGSDLESMSSSELESDIETDRDRGAMRENGQSHKINGSDGSPQSLSLTSSNAGPSLIPSSLEEHTAVTGAVNDSIKAIASIAEKYFGSTGLAGLQDKKVGSLPYPSMFPLPFFTTFSPPVYPVQDRDARSQVLKSEPQLQAGDCKKAQSKSSSESPFDLTTRRKEEKSNRFAASKREISHLTGQDQPLDLSLGTRDRGSSAKEEEKKTIDGHQDEKAVMETSKPDLQHARPTPFFMDPIYRVEKRRMSDPFETLKDKYMRPAPGFLFHPQFRLPDQNTWMSAIENMAEKLETFGSLKPESSELLRSVPSMFDFRAPPSTLPETLLRKGKERYTCRYCGKIFPRSANLTRHLRTHTGEQPYRCKYCDRSFSISSNLQRHIRNIHNKEKPFKCHLCDRCFGQQTNLDRHLKKHENGNLSGTAMSSPQSEVDGSSAILDDKEDSYFNEIRNFISSTGQSQTSPELSEEGVNGTEFEEKALLMARHGSHDLEDEEAEELGADEEGEEPSNIKPQDKIPPSNNSDDIMQNELNFSQANDLSQNFENSPKRYKDEEEPSGYSALDQIRQFSDLHKLEESEISDGEGDEESQSFPQTPLNEAVKQPLFRKSKSQAYAMMLSLAEKETLHPSTHTAASMWHSLARAAAESSALQSLSHV
- the mecom gene encoding MDS1 and EVI1 complex locus protein EVI1 isoform X4 is translated as MILDGSGHVKYCVDASKPDIGSWLKFIQFAPTAKQPNLTACQIDDQIFYKVTRDIFPGEELLLFMKAEEYSCDTSMAPDIHEERQYHCEDCDQHFESRSLLLDHQMKQCGMPPSSFLDAGEDSDINAQEPQDLRPFHMSHEFHECKECDQVFPDVQSLEAHTLSHSEEREYKCDQCPKAFNWKSNLIRHQMSHDSGKHHECENCSKQVFTDPSNLQRHIRSQHVGARAHACSDCGKTFATSSGLKQHKHIHSSVKPFMCEVCHKSYTQFSNLCRHKRMHADCRTQIKCKDCGQMFSTTSSLNKHRRFCEGKNHFTTGGLFAQSMSLPGGPGLDKTTLAMAHSSAGLADYFGASRHHGGLTFPAAPTFPFSFPGLFPSGLYHRPPPFPTTSSPVRQQVLTAVTGSSAELGRNPLLPPCPGVQESRELLKALRKDDSGPESQIADSDLHTHSALSSTKQRNKQSDQSESSDLEDISTPSGSDLESMSSSELESDIETDRDRGAMRENGQSHKINGSDGSPQSLSLTSSNAGPSLIPSSLEEHTAVTGAVNDSIKAIASIAEKYFGSTGLAGLQDKKVGSLPYPSMFPLPFFTTFSPPVYPVQDRDARSQVLKSEPQLQAGDCKKAQSKSSSESPFDLTTRRKEEKSNRFAASKREISHLTGQDQPLDLSLGTRDRGSSAKEEEKKTIDGHQDEKAVMETSKPDLQHARPTPFFMDPIYSRVEKRRMSDPFETLKDKYMRPAPGFLFHPQFRLPDQNTWMSAIENMAEKLETFGSLKPESSELLRSVPSMFDFRAPPSTLPETLLRKGKERYTCRYCGKIFPRSANLTRHLRTHTGEQPYRCKYCDRSFSISSNLQRHIRNIHNKEKPFKCHLCDRCFGQQTNLDRHLKKHENGNLSGTAMSSPQSEVDGSSAILDDKEDSYFNEIRNFISSTGQSQTSPELSEEGVNGTEFEEKALLMARHGSHDLEDEEAEELGADEEGEEPSNIKPQDKIPPSNNSDDIMQNELNFSQANDLSQNFENSPKRYKDEEEPSGYSALDQIRQFSDLHKLEESEISDGEGDEESQSFPQTPLNEAVKQPLFRKSKSQAYAMMLSLAEKETLHPSTHTAASMWHSLARAAAESSALQSLSHV
- the mecom gene encoding MDS1 and EVI1 complex locus protein EVI1 isoform X10 → MRLEAHTLSHSEEREYKCDQCPKAFNWKSNLIRHQMSHDSGKHHECENCSKQVFTDPSNLQRHIRSQHVGARAHACSDCGKTFATSSGLKQHKHIHSSVKPFMCKSLRPYLCEVCHKSYTQFSNLCRHKRMHADCRTQIKCKDCGQMFSTTSSLNKHRRFCEGKNHFTTGGLFAQSMSLPGGPGLDKTTLAMAHSSAGLADYFGASRHHGGLTFPAAPTFPFSFPGLFPSGLYHRPPPFPTTSSPVRQQVLTAVTGSSAELGRNPLLPPCPGVQESRELLKALRKDDSGPESQIADSDLHTHSALSSTKQRNKQSDQSESSDLEDISTPSGSDLESMSSSELESDIETDRDRGAMRENGQSHKINGSDGSPQSLSLTSSNAGPSLIPSSLEEHTAVTGAVNDSIKAIASIAEKYFGSTGLAGLQDKKVGSLPYPSMFPLPFFTTFSPPVYPVQDRDARSQVLKSEPQLQAGDCKKAQSKSSSESPFDLTTRRKEEKSNRFAASKREISHLTGQDQPLDLSLGTRDRGSSAKEEEKKTIDGHQDEKAVMETSKPDLQHARPTPFFMDPIYSRVEKRRMSDPFETLKDKYMRPAPGFLFHPQFRLPDQNTWMSAIENMAEKLETFGSLKPESSELLRSVPSMFDFRAPPSTLPETLLRKGKERYTCRYCGKIFPRSANLTRHLRTHTGEQPYRCKYCDRSFSISSNLQRHIRNIHNKEKPFKCHLCDRCFGQQTNLDRHLKKHENGNLSGTAMSSPQSEVDGSSAILDDKEDSYFNEIRNFISSTGQSQTSPELSEEGVNGTEFEEKALLMARHGSHDLEDEEAEELGADEEGEEPSNIKPQDKIPPSNNSDDIMQNELNFSQANDLSQNFENSPKRYKDEEEPSGYSALDQIRQFSDLHKLEESEISDGEGDEESQSFPQTPLNEAVKQPLFRKSKSQAYAMMLSLAEKETLHPSTHTAASMWHSLARAAAESSALQSLSHV